One part of the Acetoanaerobium sticklandii genome encodes these proteins:
- a CDS encoding SH3 domain-containing C40 family peptidase, giving the protein MKKDNLILKLGVSIIIFNLFSSSAFAQTKALVTADILNVRTSPQINSEIIGKIPKGEFVTVLESGEWSKIDYYSQEAYVSSQYLTYNGNSIDIINDVSTQTYFEENYFDDLSKVLFDHNASNSTSYNLPKEVMDNTKYTELMKSNPLFEYAFKQLDKPYVYSMAGPESFDCSGFTYYIYKEIGIKIPRTSEQQSQKGLNVDKSSLMPGDLVFFDTRSVNNSFDITDSYEDSEQYIDILFQNELSSLRNQKTSSNSFIPEKVTHVGMYIGDNKFIHASSGGKKVIISDLTTGYYKTRYLFSKRYL; this is encoded by the coding sequence ATGAAAAAAGACAACTTAATTTTAAAACTTGGAGTATCTATAATAATTTTTAATCTGTTTTCTTCATCAGCTTTTGCCCAGACAAAAGCATTGGTTACTGCAGACATCTTGAATGTAAGAACTTCACCACAAATCAACTCAGAAATAATTGGAAAGATTCCAAAAGGAGAATTTGTTACGGTTCTTGAATCTGGGGAATGGTCAAAAATAGATTACTACAGCCAAGAGGCTTATGTTTCATCACAATATCTTACTTATAATGGTAATTCTATAGATATTATAAACGATGTTTCTACTCAGACTTATTTTGAAGAAAATTATTTTGATGATTTATCTAAAGTACTTTTTGACCATAATGCTTCAAACTCTACAAGCTATAATTTACCTAAAGAGGTAATGGACAATACTAAATATACTGAGCTAATGAAAAGCAATCCTTTATTCGAGTATGCCTTTAAGCAATTAGATAAACCATATGTTTATTCAATGGCAGGACCAGAAAGCTTTGATTGTTCTGGTTTTACCTACTATATTTATAAGGAAATAGGAATAAAAATACCTAGAACCTCTGAGCAGCAATCTCAAAAAGGGCTTAATGTTGATAAAAGTAGCCTTATGCCTGGCGATTTAGTTTTTTTCGATACTAGAAGTGTAAATAATAGTTTTGATATAACTGATTCCTATGAAGATAGTGAGCAATACATCGATATATTATTTCAAAATGAGCTATCGTCATTAAGAAATCAAAAAACTTCATCAAACTCATTTATTCCGGAGAAAGTAACCCATGTTGGTATGTATATTGGAGATAATAAGTTTATTCATGCCTCATCTGGAGGGAAGAAAGTAATTATAAGTGATCTTACGACTGGATATTATAAAACTAGATATTTATTCTCAAAGAGATATTTATAA
- a CDS encoding Crp/Fnr family transcriptional regulator: protein MDTRLYNSLRKSIIFKEVSEFNFNEIVNEIPFRILDYKKNEILFFEGDDCNSIGIVIDGEVEVNKGLTIGKKVNITKIKAGDMFAEAVVFSQYHKFPATIEASSDSKVLFISRENIVKMCSKYPDFIEKFMGILSTKISILNNKVSLLSMKSIRHKILFYISKEGKQDKNGHLSIKIAKQDLANKIGVERPSLSRELIKMQDENMLNMDGKKITVICDINEYLI, encoded by the coding sequence ATGGATACTAGACTATATAATTCTTTGCGTAAAAGCATTATATTTAAGGAAGTTTCTGAATTTAATTTTAATGAGATAGTTAACGAAATTCCGTTTAGAATTCTTGATTATAAAAAAAATGAAATACTATTTTTTGAAGGTGATGATTGCAATTCTATAGGGATAGTTATAGATGGAGAAGTGGAAGTTAATAAAGGCCTTACAATTGGGAAAAAGGTCAATATTACTAAAATTAAAGCTGGTGATATGTTTGCTGAAGCTGTAGTTTTTTCTCAATATCATAAATTTCCAGCTACTATTGAAGCTTCTTCTGACTCAAAGGTATTATTTATATCTAGGGAAAACATAGTGAAAATGTGTTCTAAATACCCTGATTTTATAGAGAAGTTTATGGGGATTTTATCAACCAAAATCAGTATTTTGAATAATAAGGTGTCTCTTCTTTCTATGAAAAGTATCAGACATAAGATATTATTTTATATTTCGAAAGAAGGAAAGCAAGATAAAAATGGGCATTTATCAATTAAGATAGCAAAACAGGATTTGGCAAATAAAATTGGCGTTGAAAGACCATCCTTATCAAGAGAATTGATTAAGATGCAAGATGAAAATATGTTAAATATGGATGGAAAAAAAATAACTGTTATTTGTGATATCAACGAATATTTAATATAA
- a CDS encoding sulfurtransferase produces MKNFIEAYEVKSNLDEYVIIDCRFDLVETDYGVKAYKNSHIKNAFFFDLEGDMSAKKSVHGGRHPLPDMAMFINKLEAIGISNDTKILVYDDDISVAARLWWMLKYIGITNVKILNGGINAAAQAGIEMETGELNKSDYLKGKIDAKINNDLLIEMDELKTIISKGKNYILIDSRSTERYKGLIEPYDKIPGRIPTSINIFFKDVMNENKIKEIEDLKKVYNNIESDKMVIAYCGSGVTAPINIVAMDELGLYSRLYLGSYSDYVSYKDNVIEKD; encoded by the coding sequence ATGAAAAATTTTATTGAAGCATATGAAGTTAAATCTAATTTAGACGAATACGTAATTATAGACTGTAGATTTGATTTAGTTGAAACAGACTATGGAGTTAAGGCATATAAAAACTCACACATAAAAAATGCATTCTTTTTCGATTTAGAAGGTGATATGTCAGCAAAGAAGTCTGTTCATGGAGGAAGACACCCATTGCCAGATATGGCCATGTTTATAAATAAGTTAGAGGCGATTGGGATTTCAAATGATACAAAGATATTAGTTTACGATGACGATATTTCAGTTGCTGCAAGATTATGGTGGATGTTAAAATATATTGGAATTACGAATGTAAAAATATTAAATGGTGGGATTAATGCAGCGGCTCAGGCAGGTATTGAGATGGAAACTGGTGAACTAAATAAAAGTGATTATCTGAAGGGTAAAATCGATGCTAAAATAAATAACGATCTATTAATAGAGATGGATGAACTAAAAACCATAATTTCTAAAGGTAAGAACTATATTTTAATCGATTCAAGATCAACAGAAAGGTATAAAGGGCTAATTGAACCTTATGATAAAATTCCAGGAAGAATTCCAACTTCAATCAATATCTTCTTTAAGGATGTAATGAATGAAAATAAAATAAAAGAAATTGAAGATTTAAAAAAAGTATATAATAATATTGAATCTGATAAAATGGTAATTGCTTACTGTGGTTCAGGGGTGACAGCACCGATAAATATAGTAGCTATGGATGAGCTAGGATTGTATTCTAGACTTTACTTAGGCAGTTATAGTGATTATGTATCATATAAAGACAATGTAATCGAAAAAGATTAA
- a CDS encoding polysaccharide deacetylase family protein gives MKKLFIYILLSAFIVTGCSSSKTISDSASTTLPVTSSEDAVDEKVEFEILESDELKALKVDESQEVMVLMYHNIGEAEATWTRTPENFRRDLETLYNNGFRAISLEDYALGNIATEKGHTPVVITFDDGNENNFRYLDNGEIDPTCAIGILESFKADFPDFNTTATFFLNQLAFGSKSQEVDKLKFLAQNGYSIGNHTLTHLDLKKASPEDIQKEIALLKSTHESTYPELNIQTLALPYGAKPSDENYALTYKGLFDNISYDNIAVLLVGWDPYFSPYHKDFDFSKIRRVRASETNVDGVGLYDWLKAYEQGTKFRYISDGNPATISIPESKQELIQSSKFQDKKIITY, from the coding sequence ATGAAAAAATTATTTATTTATATTTTGCTTTCCGCTTTTATCGTTACCGGCTGCTCTTCTAGTAAAACTATTTCTGATTCAGCCTCAACAACCTTGCCTGTAACTTCAAGTGAAGATGCTGTTGATGAAAAAGTGGAATTTGAAATTCTTGAATCTGATGAGCTTAAGGCATTGAAAGTTGATGAAAGTCAAGAAGTAATGGTACTTATGTATCACAACATTGGTGAAGCGGAAGCAACTTGGACAAGAACACCTGAAAATTTTCGTCGCGATTTAGAAACTCTATATAATAACGGTTTTAGAGCTATATCTTTAGAGGACTACGCTCTAGGAAATATAGCTACAGAAAAAGGTCATACTCCAGTTGTTATAACCTTTGATGATGGAAATGAAAACAATTTCAGATATTTAGATAATGGTGAAATTGACCCTACTTGCGCAATAGGAATACTAGAAAGCTTTAAAGCAGATTTTCCAGACTTTAATACTACTGCAACATTCTTCCTTAACCAGCTTGCTTTTGGAAGCAAAAGCCAAGAGGTAGACAAACTAAAGTTCCTTGCTCAAAATGGTTATTCAATAGGTAACCATACTTTAACTCACTTAGACCTAAAAAAAGCCTCTCCTGAAGACATTCAAAAAGAAATTGCATTGCTAAAGTCTACCCATGAGAGCACTTATCCTGAATTAAATATTCAAACATTAGCATTACCTTATGGAGCAAAGCCTTCTGATGAAAATTATGCGCTAACCTATAAAGGTTTATTTGATAATATATCATATGACAATATAGCAGTTTTACTTGTTGGATGGGATCCATATTTTTCTCCATATCACAAGGACTTTGATTTTTCAAAAATCCGCAGGGTACGTGCAAGTGAAACAAATGTTGATGGAGTTGGTCTTTATGATTGGCTAAAAGCATATGAGCAGGGAACAAAATTTAGATATATAAGTGATGGAAACCCAGCCACTATATCTATCCCAGAAAGTAAGCAAGAACTTATTCAATCATCAAAATTCCAAGATAAAAAAATTATAACTTATTAA
- a CDS encoding tetratricopeptide repeat protein, giving the protein MMTIIYIFSGILLVRVIYRAFFTELKTATDYHQRAMNYEIYFQNRSKAIKLMEQAIEKPEFTRTEKGSFDLKIGILYYKMKKLNKAKEHFDKILDFVRKDNFKYMKDISAIVLTYYELGEKDTARKIYHWLRAKEKFDPDFDKLDYLDLYIWK; this is encoded by the coding sequence ATGATGACAATAATTTATATTTTTTCAGGTATTTTACTTGTTAGGGTAATATACAGAGCTTTTTTTACTGAATTAAAGACAGCAACTGACTATCATCAAAGGGCAATGAATTATGAAATATATTTTCAAAATAGATCAAAAGCTATTAAATTAATGGAGCAAGCTATAGAAAAACCAGAATTTACTCGAACAGAAAAAGGGAGTTTCGATTTAAAGATTGGAATTCTGTATTATAAGATGAAAAAATTAAACAAAGCTAAAGAGCATTTTGATAAGATTTTAGATTTTGTAAGAAAAGACAATTTTAAATATATGAAGGATATATCTGCCATTGTACTTACATACTATGAGTTAGGAGAAAAAGATACTGCAAGAAAAATATATCACTGGCTACGTGCAAAAGAAAAATTCGATCCAGATTTTGATAAATTAGATTATCTAGATTTATACATATGGAAATAG
- the rd gene encoding rubredoxin: MTKYVCTVCGYVYDPEVGDPDNNINPGTSFQDIPEDWVCPLCGVGKDQFEEEA; the protein is encoded by the coding sequence ATGACAAAATATGTATGTACAGTGTGTGGTTATGTGTATGACCCTGAGGTAGGAGATCCAGATAATAATATCAATCCTGGTACATCTTTCCAAGATATTCCTGAAGATTGGGTATGCCCACTTTGTGGAGTAGGAAAAGATCAATTCGAGGAAGAAGCATAA
- a CDS encoding stage V sporulation protein S: MEVLKVSSKSNPNSVAGALAGVLREKGSAEIQAIGAGALNQAVKAIAIARGFVAPSGMDLVCIPAFTDVSIDGEERTAIKLIVEPR; the protein is encoded by the coding sequence ATGGAAGTTCTAAAGGTTTCTTCAAAATCAAATCCTAATTCTGTAGCAGGAGCATTGGCTGGAGTACTAAGAGAAAAAGGCTCTGCAGAAATACAAGCGATTGGTGCAGGAGCATTAAATCAAGCTGTAAAGGCAATAGCTATAGCAAGAGGGTTTGTTGCCCCTAGTGGTATGGATTTAGTTTGTATACCAGCATTTACGGATGTATCTATTGATGGTGAAGAAAGAACAGCAATCAAATTAATTGTAGAGCCAAGATAA
- a CDS encoding CheR family methyltransferase, whose amino-acid sequence MSQYESFKEKILKKTGINLSLYKEKQMKRRIESLASRNGYSDLNLYFNAIDKDIELFKEFINYMTINVSEFYRNPEQWKIVESEIFPALIKKKGNIKIWSAACSTGEEPYTITMILSQHLPLSKISIVATDIDKEAMAKAQTGIYSENSLKNVPSAIVSKYFSKVTDKTYSISDEIKKCVSFKQHNLLKDKFVEGCDLIVCRNVLIYFTEEAKAEIYSNFSKSLNTEGILFVGSTEQIISPQKYNLKPIKTFFYTKSI is encoded by the coding sequence ATGTCTCAATACGAGTCTTTTAAAGAAAAGATTTTAAAAAAAACAGGAATAAACTTAAGTCTTTATAAAGAAAAGCAAATGAAAAGAAGAATTGAATCTCTAGCTAGTAGAAATGGCTATTCTGATTTAAATTTGTATTTCAATGCTATAGATAAAGATATTGAGTTATTTAAAGAGTTCATAAATTATATGACAATTAACGTATCTGAATTTTATCGAAATCCTGAGCAGTGGAAGATTGTTGAAAGTGAAATTTTTCCTGCGCTTATAAAGAAAAAAGGAAATATTAAAATTTGGAGTGCTGCTTGTTCTACAGGTGAGGAACCATATACAATTACAATGATACTCAGCCAGCATTTGCCTTTATCTAAAATTAGTATTGTTGCAACTGATATTGATAAGGAAGCTATGGCAAAAGCTCAAACGGGTATTTATTCTGAAAACAGCTTAAAAAATGTTCCATCAGCTATAGTTAGTAAGTATTTTTCTAAAGTAACTGATAAAACTTACAGTATAAGTGACGAAATCAAGAAATGTGTATCTTTTAAGCAACACAATCTATTAAAAGATAAATTTGTTGAAGGCTGTGACCTTATTGTGTGTAGAAATGTTCTTATTTACTTTACTGAAGAGGCTAAGGCTGAGATTTATTCTAATTTTAGTAAGTCTTTAAATACAGAGGGAATTTTATTTGTGGGTAGTACTGAGCAGATTATTTCGCCTCAAAAATATAATTTAAAACCTATAAAAACATTTTTCTATACAAAATCCATATAG
- a CDS encoding 30S ribosomal protein S1: MSSEMEKLLLEEEKNYQEVYKGSIVKGRVMIEKDDSFYIDLNYKTDGILPKDQVIDSETIKVGDEIEVQVVKIDKNTGDILLSKKRVDEFKVWDEVKVGDVLQVKAVEFNAKGLICVYKTALRGFMPLSHIELKFIGEDVLKSYLGKTFEVEIIDIDPKKRRLIFSRKNILLKQQEALKTEVVEKIKEGEVFEGVIKDIKDYGIFVDIGGFTGLVHISEISWDRSEKIKEQYKIGEKINVQVISFDQASERLSLSIKSLASHPWDEFISNNKVGDIVTGEVKNIKEYGAFINLHPTVDGFVHISNLSSDFIKNPNEILKVGQKVEVKIISIEQENKKIELSLILEDKEVAEEETTEKE, encoded by the coding sequence ATGAGTAGCGAAATGGAAAAGCTATTATTGGAAGAAGAAAAGAATTATCAGGAAGTATACAAAGGAAGTATAGTAAAAGGCAGAGTAATGATTGAGAAAGATGATTCTTTCTATATAGATTTAAATTATAAAACTGACGGTATCCTTCCAAAGGATCAAGTGATAGATAGTGAAACAATAAAAGTTGGAGATGAAATAGAAGTTCAAGTGGTTAAAATTGATAAAAATACTGGAGATATTCTTTTATCTAAGAAAAGAGTTGACGAGTTTAAAGTATGGGATGAAGTTAAGGTTGGAGATGTACTTCAAGTTAAGGCAGTTGAGTTCAATGCAAAAGGTTTGATTTGCGTATACAAAACAGCTCTTAGAGGATTCATGCCACTTAGTCATATTGAGCTAAAGTTCATTGGAGAAGATGTATTAAAAAGCTACTTAGGAAAAACTTTTGAAGTAGAAATTATAGATATTGACCCTAAGAAGAGAAGATTAATTTTCTCTAGAAAAAATATTCTTTTAAAACAACAAGAAGCTCTTAAAACTGAGGTTGTTGAAAAAATAAAAGAAGGCGAAGTTTTTGAAGGAGTAATTAAGGATATTAAAGATTATGGAATTTTTGTGGATATCGGTGGATTTACTGGCTTAGTTCACATTAGCGAAATTTCATGGGATAGAAGCGAAAAAATTAAAGAACAATATAAAATAGGTGAAAAAATTAATGTTCAAGTTATTAGCTTTGACCAAGCTTCAGAGAGATTATCACTTAGTATAAAATCACTTGCTAGCCATCCATGGGATGAGTTTATTTCTAATAATAAGGTTGGAGATATTGTAACTGGAGAAGTTAAAAATATTAAAGAATATGGTGCATTTATTAATCTACATCCTACAGTAGATGGTTTTGTTCATATTTCAAATTTATCTTCTGACTTTATAAAAAATCCTAACGAAATTTTAAAGGTAGGCCAAAAAGTTGAAGTTAAAATCATTAGTATAGAACAAGAAAACAAGAAAATAGAACTTAGCTTAATATTAGAAGATAAAGAAGTGGCAGAAGAAGAAACTACTGAAAAGGAGTAA
- the ispH gene encoding 4-hydroxy-3-methylbut-2-enyl diphosphate reductase: MKVLLAENAGYCFGVKRAVELAIKTAQDNDNKVYTLGPLIHNNSAVDMLKEKNVFSVDDINNVEGNNIIIRSHGVGKDIYDYCSEKKINLNDATCPFVKKIQKIAYEMYNKGYNIIIIGDKSHPEVQGINGWCDNKAIIGKNLEEFYLIDFNKIEKYAVVVQTTMPQDTFFAVKEYLISLGLTLEFYNTICFATKERQQAVLDLSKKVDAMLIVGGKHSSNTKKLAEIAKKNCDTFLIETAKDIDLEKIKTYDIIGVGAGASTPDFIINEVMDLINEL; this comes from the coding sequence ATGAAAGTTTTATTAGCAGAGAATGCCGGATATTGCTTTGGAGTTAAAAGAGCAGTAGAGCTTGCAATAAAAACCGCTCAAGATAATGATAATAAAGTATATACACTTGGCCCATTAATACATAATAATTCTGCAGTAGATATGCTTAAAGAAAAAAATGTATTTTCCGTTGATGATATAAATAATGTAGAGGGAAACAATATTATAATAAGATCTCACGGTGTAGGAAAAGATATATACGATTATTGTAGCGAAAAAAAAATTAATCTTAATGATGCCACATGTCCTTTTGTTAAAAAAATACAAAAAATTGCTTACGAAATGTATAATAAAGGGTATAATATCATTATCATAGGAGATAAATCACATCCGGAGGTTCAAGGCATAAATGGTTGGTGCGATAATAAAGCAATTATAGGTAAGAATTTAGAAGAATTTTATCTAATTGATTTTAATAAGATTGAAAAATATGCAGTTGTAGTCCAAACAACCATGCCTCAAGATACATTTTTTGCTGTAAAAGAATATTTAATTTCATTAGGACTTACACTTGAGTTTTATAATACTATTTGTTTTGCTACTAAAGAGCGCCAGCAAGCAGTTTTAGATTTATCTAAAAAAGTTGATGCTATGCTTATCGTAGGAGGAAAACACAGTTCTAATACAAAGAAATTAGCAGAAATAGCAAAAAAAAATTGTGATACATTTTTAATTGAAACAGCAAAAGATATTGACCTAGAGAAAATTAAAACTTATGATATTATAGGAGTAGGAGCAGGTGCTTCTACACCGGACTTTATAATTAATGAAGTTATGGATCTTATTAACGAGCTATAG
- a CDS encoding lysophospholipid acyltransferase family protein, whose product MNLYKLLTSIIKPIFNILYKVEIKGNKNLPSQGAYIVASNHIHNFDPVLLACFLKEREIHYLGKKELFKYNFFAKIFDRVGVIPIDRNKNDINAIKKVLKLLKTGGVLGIFPQGTRVKSEEQDSAKAGLGMFSLKTNTPIIPVRIDGDYKLFSKLTINIFDIYEIPDQYKDVPNQENYMNISNEIMKIIKS is encoded by the coding sequence ATGAATCTTTATAAGTTATTAACATCTATTATTAAACCTATTTTTAATATATTGTACAAAGTTGAGATTAAAGGAAATAAAAATTTACCAAGCCAAGGAGCATATATAGTAGCATCAAATCACATACACAATTTTGATCCTGTATTACTTGCATGCTTTTTAAAAGAAAGAGAAATTCACTATCTTGGAAAAAAAGAACTATTCAAATACAATTTTTTTGCAAAGATATTTGATAGAGTCGGAGTCATACCAATAGATAGAAATAAAAATGATATAAATGCTATAAAAAAGGTGTTGAAGCTATTAAAAACAGGAGGAGTTCTAGGTATTTTCCCACAAGGAACTAGAGTGAAATCAGAAGAACAAGATTCTGCGAAAGCTGGACTTGGAATGTTTTCTTTGAAAACAAATACTCCAATAATACCTGTTAGAATAGATGGTGATTATAAGTTATTTAGCAAATTAACTATTAATATATTTGATATTTACGAGATACCTGACCAGTATAAGGATGTTCCTAATCAAGAAAATTATATGAACATTTCAAATGAAATTATGAAAATTATTAAATCATAA
- the cmk gene encoding (d)CMP kinase, whose translation MIIAIDGPAGAGKSTIAKKVADSLGYIYIDTGAMYRAFTYELLTSSISLSDIEEITKVLEKTDIEFKNNEIFLNNLNVTNEIRSKNVTANVSVVSAIPQVREKLVYLQRKIASESNSILDGRDIGTVVFPDAELKIFLTASVKIRALRRYNELIAKDKNIDINEIEIEIEKRDKLDSSRETSPLIKATDAIEIDTSNLSIDEVVNTILKLAEEICENESL comes from the coding sequence ATGATAATAGCTATAGATGGACCTGCAGGGGCAGGGAAAAGTACAATTGCAAAGAAAGTAGCAGATAGTTTAGGATATATTTATATTGATACAGGTGCTATGTATAGAGCTTTCACATATGAGCTTTTGACTTCTTCAATATCACTAAGCGATATAGAAGAAATTACTAAAGTGCTTGAAAAGACTGATATAGAATTCAAAAATAACGAGATATTTCTGAATAATTTAAATGTAACTAATGAAATCAGGAGCAAAAATGTAACAGCTAATGTATCAGTAGTTTCTGCGATCCCTCAAGTAAGGGAAAAGCTAGTTTATCTTCAAAGAAAAATTGCTAGTGAAAGCAATAGTATTTTAGATGGCAGGGATATAGGGACTGTTGTATTTCCTGATGCAGAGCTAAAAATATTCTTAACTGCTAGTGTAAAAATAAGAGCACTCAGACGATATAATGAATTAATAGCCAAGGATAAAAATATAGATATAAATGAAATCGAGATTGAAATTGAAAAAAGAGATAAGTTAGATTCAAGTAGAGAAACATCGCCACTTATAAAAGCCACTGATGCTATTGAAATTGATACTAGCAACTTAAGTATAGATGAGGTTGTAAATACTATATTAAAACTTGCAGAGGAGATTTGTGAGAATGAATCTTTATAA
- a CDS encoding histidine phosphatase family protein: MNTYYIVRHGKTVWNTEKRTQGQKNSELTEQGVEHARQFSREISHMHIDEVYSSDLKRAYETAKIIKPSSEIHLEKGFREINFGLWEGLTIEEIQKNYSELYSSWQTSPEEVAFIEGEKIIEAFERVKQAFWEIDSKHENKHILIVAHAMVIKLLLVGFLDAPINKIFNIVQGNLAMNVVKTKNKKATIVTMNDTSYLD, translated from the coding sequence ATGAATACATACTATATCGTTAGACATGGAAAAACTGTTTGGAATACTGAAAAAAGAACACAAGGCCAAAAAAATTCGGAGCTTACGGAACAAGGGGTTGAGCATGCAAGACAATTTTCAAGAGAAATTTCTCATATGCATATTGATGAAGTATATTCATCGGATTTAAAAAGAGCTTATGAAACAGCTAAAATAATTAAACCTTCATCAGAAATTCATTTAGAAAAAGGATTTAGAGAAATTAACTTTGGATTATGGGAAGGCTTAACTATAGAAGAGATTCAAAAAAATTATTCGGAGTTATATTCAAGCTGGCAAACCTCACCAGAGGAAGTTGCTTTTATTGAAGGAGAAAAAATTATAGAGGCTTTTGAGCGTGTGAAACAAGCTTTTTGGGAAATTGATTCAAAACATGAGAATAAGCATATACTAATAGTTGCGCATGCTATGGTAATTAAATTGCTCTTAGTTGGTTTTTTGGATGCACCTATAAATAAAATATTTAATATAGTTCAAGGCAATTTGGCTATGAACGTAGTGAAAACTAAAAATAAAAAAGCTACAATAGTTACAATGAATGATACATCGTATTTAGATTAA
- a CDS encoding MurR/RpiR family transcriptional regulator — protein sequence MGSESEKKDLISLIQGKFSKLSKGQKIIAQFILVNYDKAAFMTAAKLGETVGVSESTVVRFANALGYSGYPLLQKSLQELIKTKLTTVQRVEMSKEYSSDFAILKKVLKADIENIKGTLDEINPSSFESVINQLLSAKKIYIVGLRSSAAIGEYLSFYLNLILDNVVLVNYGISDVFEQILKVGKDDLVIGISLPRYSKRTFELLQYAKEQGAEIVSITDSHLSPIATLSDETLITRSNMASFVDSLVAPLSVANALIVAVGMRKKEEITRYFDKLEEIWKEYKIYDEK from the coding sequence ATGGGTAGTGAATCGGAAAAAAAAGATTTAATATCATTAATCCAAGGAAAATTTTCTAAACTTAGCAAAGGTCAAAAAATAATTGCTCAATTTATATTAGTGAATTATGATAAAGCAGCGTTTATGACTGCGGCTAAATTGGGAGAAACCGTAGGGGTGAGTGAGTCTACAGTAGTAAGATTTGCCAATGCTCTTGGATATAGTGGCTATCCATTATTACAAAAATCCCTGCAAGAATTGATTAAAACAAAGCTTACAACTGTTCAAAGAGTTGAAATGTCAAAGGAATATTCAAGTGATTTTGCGATATTAAAAAAGGTGTTAAAAGCTGATATAGAAAATATAAAGGGAACCCTTGATGAAATCAATCCATCTTCATTTGAAAGTGTTATAAATCAATTGCTGAGCGCAAAGAAAATTTATATAGTAGGTCTTAGAAGCTCAGCTGCTATCGGAGAATACTTAAGCTTTTATCTAAACCTCATTTTGGATAACGTTGTTTTAGTTAACTATGGAATAAGTGATGTTTTTGAACAGATATTAAAGGTTGGCAAGGATGATTTAGTTATTGGAATAAGCCTCCCTAGATATTCAAAGCGAACCTTTGAACTATTGCAATATGCAAAAGAGCAAGGCGCAGAAATAGTATCAATTACTGATAGCCACTTGTCTCCAATTGCGACATTATCTGATGAAACTCTTATAACAAGAAGTAATATGGCTTCCTTCGTAGATTCCTTAGTTGCGCCATTAAGTGTTGCAAATGCTTTAATTGTAGCTGTAGGGATGAGGAAAAAAGAAGAAATTACTAGATATTTTGATAAGCTTGAAGAAATTTGGAAAGAATACAAAATTTATGATGAAAAATAA
- a CDS encoding 2-oxoacid:acceptor oxidoreductase family protein has product MKKELRLSGSGGQGLILAGIILAEAAINQGLNAIQSQSYGPEARGGASKAEVIIGDEEIFFPKVRKPNILLALSQKAFDQYIHDLDSKSIIVVDESIQTNDKIEVDMIYKLPILKTASEKIGKSMVANIVALGVLTQLIPELEKQSVLDAILQRVPQGTESLNTTAFEEGIQLIKL; this is encoded by the coding sequence ATGAAAAAAGAATTGAGATTAAGCGGTTCAGGAGGCCAAGGATTAATTCTAGCAGGAATTATATTAGCTGAAGCAGCCATAAATCAAGGGCTAAATGCAATTCAAAGCCAGTCTTATGGACCAGAAGCTAGAGGGGGAGCTAGTAAAGCAGAAGTAATAATTGGAGATGAAGAAATATTCTTCCCAAAAGTTAGAAAACCAAATATATTACTTGCTCTTTCACAGAAGGCTTTTGATCAGTATATTCATGATTTAGATTCAAAGTCAATAATAGTTGTTGACGAAAGTATACAAACTAATGATAAAATAGAAGTAGATATGATTTATAAATTGCCTATTCTAAAAACTGCAAGTGAAAAGATAGGAAAATCCATGGTTGCAAATATTGTTGCTCTGGGTGTGTTAACTCAGCTGATACCTGAGCTTGAGAAGCAATCTGTATTAGATGCTATACTTCAAAGAGTTCCTCAAGGGACTGAAAGCCTTAATACAACTGCATTTGAAGAAGGGATTCAGCTAATAAAATTATAA